In the Streptomyces sp. WMMC940 genome, AGCTCGCGTACCCGTGGCCCGACAGCAGTCTCGACCCGGGCGCCAGGCCCAGCTCGGCGGCGTCCGCACGGGCGCGCTCGACGAGCTGCGCCCCGGTGAACTCCACCCCTCCGACGGCGAGCGCGGGAGCGTCCGCGTCGACCGGTACGTAAGGGGTGAAGCGGTCGCCCTGGCCGGGGACCTCCACCGCGTAGTCGGCGAAACCCTCGGGCGCCTGCGGGAACCGGCCGCCGAGCGGCCGCAGCGCCAGCGCGATCCGCTCACCGGAGCAGGCGCGGGCGGCGTCGAGGGTGTCCGGGCCGCTCACGACCAGGTCCGCGGCCGCCGGGTCGCCCCCGACGTCCGCGACGACTCCCACCGAGGAGCAGGAGAGCAGCCACACCGCCGTCTGCCAGTGCGCGGGCAGCAGCAGGGCGAGCCGGTCGCCCGGTTCGGCGGACAGGCCGTCCTGGAGGAGGTTCGATGTCTTGGCCACCCAATTGGCGAAGGTGGCGACGGACAATTCCACGCGCTCACCGGTGGCATCGTCGTAGAAGGTGACCAACGGGCGTGCGGGGTCCGCGGCGAGCGCGGATCGCAGCAGGTCGGCCGGGGTGCGGTCGCTGGCGTTCACCCGCGCAAGGGTACGCCGCGCCCGCCGCGCCCGTGCCGCCGTCCCGGTGAGGAGCTCCCCCGGACGGGCCGACGGCGCGCCGGTTTCCCGGTGGGCGGATCCCCGGCCGCCGCCCGAGGATCGAGCCATGCGTGCCTACCTTGCATCCTCCATCGGAGTCGCCTGCACCGCCGCCCTCGTTCTTCCCGCACTCACCCCCGTGGCCTCCGCCGCGCCGCGCGTGCCGGATCTCCCGGGCTCGACGCAGTCGTTGCCCCTGGTGCCCCTGCCCGGCTACGAACGCGCGGCCGGCGGGGCGGTCGTCCAAGGTCTGCCGCAGCGCGAGACCCGGCCGTTCTCCCTCGTCGGTGTCGTGTGGGAGGACCCGGACAGCGAGCTCCACGGCTCGGTCCAGGTCCGTACCCGCGCCACCGGCTCGGGCGCGTGGTCGGAATGGCAGGACGTGGAGACCCACGACTTCGAACACGCCCCGGACCCCGGCTCCGAGGAGCGGGCCGGGGGTACGGTGCGCGGGGCGACCGCCCCCCTGTGGGTCGGCGACTCGGACGCGGTGGCGGTCCGGGTCCGGCCCGAGCCCGCCCGGGGTGCGACCCGCGCCGCCACGCCGCCCCTGCCCGGGGGCCTGCGGCTGGAACTCGTCGACCCGGGTGAGGAACCGGAGAGCCCGCCGCCGGGCAGTCCGGAGAGCCCGCCGCCCGGGAGTCCGGAGATCCCGCAGCCGGGCAGCCAGGAGAACCCGGCGCCGCTCGCCCCCTTCCCGGAGAGGCCGGAGATCCCCGTGCCCGGCGAAGGCGTGTACGAGGAACTGCCGGGAGCCACGGGCGATCCGGCCCTCACCGCGTCGCTCACGCCCGAGTCGGCGGCCGCCTCCGCCGTCAACGCGGACCTCGCGCCTCTCGGCTCCGACGCGATCCTCCCGCTGAGCAAGGCGGAGACGGAGGCGGAGGCCTCGGCGTACGGGGTCGCCAAGCCGTACATCGGACCCCGGCCCGGCATCGTCACGCGCAGGGGCTGGGGTGCCGACGAGGCCCTGCGCGAGAAGCAGTTCGTCTACACGAAGACGGTCCAGGCCGCCTTCGTCCACCACACCGCCACGGGCAACCGGTTCACCTGCCGGCAGTCCGGCTCCGTCCTCCGCAGTATCTACCGCTACCACGTGGAGAGCAGTGGCTGGCGCGACATCGGCTACAACTTCGCCGTCGACAAGTGCGGAAACATCTACGAAGGCAGGGCGGGAGGCGTGGCCAAACCGGTTCTCGGCGCACATACACGTGGTTTTAACACGAACAGCATGGGCATCGCCGTGCTCGGGACGTACAGTTCGACCCCTCCGACCAAGGCCGCGGTGGACGCCATCGCCAAACTCACCGCATGGAAGCTCGGGCTCTTCGGGGCCAACCCGAAGGCCACGACATATCTGACGTCGGGTGGCGGCAACAGATACGCGAAGGGCACGAAGGCCAGGCTCCACGTCATCTCCGGGCACCGGGACGGATTCGCCACCGACTGCCCGGGCGCCCGCCTCTACGGCCAACTCGGCACGGCCCGCGCGGTCGCGGCCAGACTCCAGGGCCGCTGAGGAACCACCCGCCGTCATCCGGCGCATCCGCCGGACCGATCGGCCCGGCGGTGCCGCATACGTACGTACGCACAGGCTGCATACACTGGCCGGTCATACGCGCGAATCGCCCGGCCCCAGAAGGAAGCAGAGAAGGCATTGACCCAGGCCCAAGAAGCGATCCTCCTGGTCGGCGGCAAAGGCACACGACTCCGCCCGCTCACCGTGAACACGCCGAAGCCCATGCTCCCGGCGGCGGGGGTGCCGTTCCTCACGCACCAGCTGGCGCGGGCGCGCGCCGCGGGCGTCGAGCACATCGTGCTGGCCACGTCGTATCTGGCGGAGGTCTTCGAGCCGTACTTCGGGGACGGTTCGTCGCTCGGTCTGCATCTGGAGTACGTCACCGAGGTGGAACCGCTGGGCACGGGCGGGGCGATCCGGAACGTCGCCTCCCGACTGAGGTCGGGGCCGGACGACCCGGTGCTCATCTTCAACGGGGACATCCTCACGGGACTGGACATCCGGGCCCTCGTCGACACCCACCGGTCCTCGGGAGCCGATGTGTCGCTGCATCTGACCCGGGTCGAGGACCCCCGCGCCTTCGGCCTGGTGCCCACGGACGCCACGGGCAGGGTCACGGCGTTCCTGGAGAAGCCGCAGACCCCGGAGGAGATCGTCACCGACCAGATCAACGCGGGCGCGTACGTCTTCCGGCGCTCCGTCATCGACGGCATCCCGGCGGGCCGGCCGGTGTCCGTCGAGCGCGAGACCTTCCCCGAGCTGCTGAGCTCCGGGGCCCACCTCCAGGGCATGGTCGACTCCACGTACTGGCTGGACCTCGGCACCCCGCAGGCGTTCGTCCGCGGCTCCGCCGACCTCGTCCTCGGCCGCGCCCCGTCACCGGCGGTGCCGGGCCGCTGCGGGGACCGCCTCGTCCTGCCGACCGCGACGGTCGCCGCCGACGCCAAGCTGACCGGAGGAACCGTCGTCGGCGAGGGCGCCACCGTCGGCGAGGGCGCCAGGATCAGCGGCAGCACGGTCCTGGACGGCGCGGTGGTCGAGGCCGGCGCGGTGGTCACCGACTCGCTCGTCGGCGCGGGCGCGCGCGTGGGCGCCCGCACGGTGCTCACGGACGCGGTCGTCGGGGACGGAGCGGTCATCGGATCCGACAACGAGCTGCGTGACGGCATCCGGGTCTGGTGCGACGCAGCGATCCCGGCGGGCGCGATCCGCTTCTCCCCGGACCAGTAGCCGCGCGCCGGCCCGGTGACCCGGCGCCGGTGCGGCAGCACGCCGCCCGTCCGCCGCGCCGGTGCGGTTGTGCCGCGCTGTTGCCGGTGGCCCGTTTCGGAGCGGCGGCTTCGTCGGTCTCGTGCCGGTGCTCCGGGAGGGTGGGTGTCGTCGCCGGTGCGGCTGCAACCTGCAACGTGTCCGGCCCGACGGACCCGCGCCGGACCGGCGGACCACGGGTCCGCCGCGCCGGACCGTGGTCCCGTGGGCGGTCGCGGGGTCCCGCTGCGAAGCCGCACCCCGACCGCCTAGGCTCGGGTCAGACCTCGGCACACCCCCGCACCCAGGACACCCCTCCGTGGCAGGACGCTTCACCCCCCGGCCCGCCGTCACCCGCACCACGGTGCGCGGCGGCGAGGTCGCCGTACCCGCGCCCCGGCCCGGGGCGGCGACGGCCGGGGGCCGGGAGCGGACATACGTCCCGCCGGGCCCACTGGACCTCGGACTGGTGCTGGGACCGCTGCGGCGCGGCCCGGGCGACCCGACGTTCCGTACGACCCCCGACGGCTCCGTGTGGCGCGCCGCCCGGACGCCCGCCGGCCCGGGCACGCTGCGGGTAACGGCGAAGGGCACGGCGGTGCACGCCGAGGCGTGGGGTCCCGGAGCCGAGTGGCTCCTCGATCAACTGCCCCAGATGCTGGGGGACCTGGACGACCCGGACGTGTTCGAACCGCGCCACCGCCTGGTCGCGGCCAGCCACCGCCGCCGCCGGGGACTGCGCCTCACCCGCACGGGACTGGTCCTGGAGAGCCTGATCCCGTCGATCCTGGAGCAGAAGGTCACCACGGACGAGGCGTACCGCGCCTGGCGCCTCCTCGTACGCAGGTACGGCGAGCCCGCCCCCGGCCCGTGTTCCGACCGGATGCACGTCATGCCGGACGCCCGCACCTGGTCGATGATCCCTTCCTGGGAGTGGCACCGCGCGGGCGTCGACGACAAGCGCGCGTCCACGATCCTGCGCGCGGTCCGTGTCGCACGCCGGATGGAGGAGGCCGCGGCGATGGAGCCCGAGGCGGCCATGGCACGCCTGGAACTGATCCCCGGCATCGGCCCCTGGACCTCCGCCGAGACCGTCCAGCGCAGCAACGGCGCACCGGACGCGATCACCGTCGGGGACCTCCACCTGCCGCGCATCGTCGGTTACGCCCTCGCGGGAGACCGCGACGCGGACGACGCGGCGATGCTCGAACTCCTCGCCCCCTACGCCGGCCAGCGCCACCGTGCCGCCCGCTTCATCCTCCTCGGCGGCCGGACCCCGCCCCGCCGCACACCGAAGATGCCGCGCTGGGACATCGGCGGACTGTGACCGGAAGGACGTTCCCTCCTCGAGGTGCTGGGGGAGGAGCGGGTGGCATGCGCACGTGCCGAGCTCACCGACCTGCTGCCGGGGGACCAGGGCCACGGACAGCGGCTGGGGGAGAGGCGCGCCGCGGCCGTCGCGCCCGTCACCCGCCGACCCGCGCTCACCGGACCTCGACGAACGCCTCCGCGTCCCGCGCCGGCCGATCCCTCGGCGCCTGTGCCGCGTGCCCGATCGCGACCGCGCCCATCGGGTCCCAGTCGGACGGCAGGTCCAGCACCTCCCGGACGACGTCGCGGCAGAACATCGTGGACGACACCCACGCCGACCCGAGTCGCTCACCGGCCAGCGCCACCAGGAAGTTCTGGACGCCCGCGCCCGTCGCGACGACGAACATCTCGCGCTCCGCGGCATCGCGGCGCCCGTCGCCGTAGTGGTGCGAGCCGTCCACGACCATGCACGGCACCGCCAGATACGGCGCGTTGCGCAGGACGTCGCCGCGCCGCACGCGCTGCGCGATCGATTCCTCGGACTTGCCGTCGCGGCGCAGGTCCGCGATCCAGACGTCGCGCATCGCGTCGAGGAGGCGCAGCCGTGCGGGCTCCGACTCGAGGAGCACGAAGCGCCAGGGCGTCGTGTGGTGCGGAGCCGGCGCGGTCACGGCGGCCGCGACCGCGCGGCGGACGGCGCCCGGATCCACGGGCTCGTCGGTGAAGGCGCGCACCGTGCGGCGCTGGGTCACCGCCTCCCGTACCGCCTCGGAGG is a window encoding:
- a CDS encoding TIGR03089 family protein, translating into MNASDRTPADLLRSALAADPARPLVTFYDDATGERVELSVATFANWVAKTSNLLQDGLSAEPGDRLALLLPAHWQTAVWLLSCSSVGVVADVGGDPAAADLVVSGPDTLDAARACSGERIALALRPLGGRFPQAPEGFADYAVEVPGQGDRFTPYVPVDADAPALAVGGVEFTGAQLVERARADAAELGLAPGSRLLSGHGYASWEGLSAGLYAPLASGGSVVLCRNLDRLPAQDLEKRMGSERVTGTAV
- a CDS encoding peptidoglycan recognition protein family protein, whose translation is MRAYLASSIGVACTAALVLPALTPVASAAPRVPDLPGSTQSLPLVPLPGYERAAGGAVVQGLPQRETRPFSLVGVVWEDPDSELHGSVQVRTRATGSGAWSEWQDVETHDFEHAPDPGSEERAGGTVRGATAPLWVGDSDAVAVRVRPEPARGATRAATPPLPGGLRLELVDPGEEPESPPPGSPESPPPGSPEIPQPGSQENPAPLAPFPERPEIPVPGEGVYEELPGATGDPALTASLTPESAAASAVNADLAPLGSDAILPLSKAETEAEASAYGVAKPYIGPRPGIVTRRGWGADEALREKQFVYTKTVQAAFVHHTATGNRFTCRQSGSVLRSIYRYHVESSGWRDIGYNFAVDKCGNIYEGRAGGVAKPVLGAHTRGFNTNSMGIAVLGTYSSTPPTKAAVDAIAKLTAWKLGLFGANPKATTYLTSGGGNRYAKGTKARLHVISGHRDGFATDCPGARLYGQLGTARAVAARLQGR
- a CDS encoding NDP-sugar synthase, whose amino-acid sequence is MTQAQEAILLVGGKGTRLRPLTVNTPKPMLPAAGVPFLTHQLARARAAGVEHIVLATSYLAEVFEPYFGDGSSLGLHLEYVTEVEPLGTGGAIRNVASRLRSGPDDPVLIFNGDILTGLDIRALVDTHRSSGADVSLHLTRVEDPRAFGLVPTDATGRVTAFLEKPQTPEEIVTDQINAGAYVFRRSVIDGIPAGRPVSVERETFPELLSSGAHLQGMVDSTYWLDLGTPQAFVRGSADLVLGRAPSPAVPGRCGDRLVLPTATVAADAKLTGGTVVGEGATVGEGARISGSTVLDGAVVEAGAVVTDSLVGAGARVGARTVLTDAVVGDGAVIGSDNELRDGIRVWCDAAIPAGAIRFSPDQ
- a CDS encoding DNA-3-methyladenine glycosylase family protein — translated: MAGRFTPRPAVTRTTVRGGEVAVPAPRPGAATAGGRERTYVPPGPLDLGLVLGPLRRGPGDPTFRTTPDGSVWRAARTPAGPGTLRVTAKGTAVHAEAWGPGAEWLLDQLPQMLGDLDDPDVFEPRHRLVAASHRRRRGLRLTRTGLVLESLIPSILEQKVTTDEAYRAWRLLVRRYGEPAPGPCSDRMHVMPDARTWSMIPSWEWHRAGVDDKRASTILRAVRVARRMEEAAAMEPEAAMARLELIPGIGPWTSAETVQRSNGAPDAITVGDLHLPRIVGYALAGDRDADDAAMLELLAPYAGQRHRAARFILLGGRTPPRRTPKMPRWDIGGL